The Acidobacteriota bacterium genome includes a window with the following:
- a CDS encoding ankyrin repeat domain-containing protein, which translates to MNRDSTFSVAFVPLSSVRRAQHRIGTTVLHQGCLVAALLFALLIPTAAYAQDASAELHAAAKRGDVDALRAELAKGIDVNARSADGKTALMDAAFLGRLDAAKLLLEKGADANAKDKEDHTALIEAAGPGHIQVVLALLEKGANLNSKSKDGSTALIEAASNNRAEVVKALLEKGAGLDDKDKEGRTALILAANWGHADAAQALIDKGANVNAKDKYGYTALMYAKRENHANVAEALAKAGAK; encoded by the coding sequence ATGAATCGAGACTCGACATTCAGTGTAGCCTTTGTGCCTCTTTCTTCCGTTCGGCGCGCACAACATCGAATCGGTACGACGGTTCTTCATCAAGGCTGCCTGGTCGCGGCTTTGTTATTCGCGCTGCTCATTCCGACGGCAGCCTACGCTCAAGACGCTTCAGCGGAACTGCACGCGGCAGCCAAGAGAGGAGACGTCGATGCTCTGCGCGCGGAGCTTGCCAAGGGCATAGATGTCAACGCGAGAAGCGCCGACGGTAAAACCGCGTTGATGGACGCGGCATTCCTGGGCCGCCTTGATGCCGCGAAGCTGCTTCTTGAAAAAGGAGCCGACGCCAATGCAAAAGACAAGGAGGACCACACTGCCTTGATTGAGGCGGCAGGACCTGGCCACATTCAGGTTGTGCTGGCGCTGCTGGAGAAGGGTGCGAACCTGAACTCGAAGAGCAAGGATGGCTCGACGGCGTTGATTGAGGCCGCTTCAAACAATCGCGCCGAGGTTGTGAAGGCGTTGCTCGAAAAAGGCGCCGGCCTTGATGATAAGGATAAAGAGGGCCGGACTGCGCTCATACTCGCAGCCAACTGGGGTCACGCCGATGCAGCGCAGGCCTTGATCGACAAAGGCGCAAACGTGAACGCGAAGGACAAGTACGGCTACACCGCTTTGATGTACGCCAAGCGCGAAAACCACGCCAACGTCGCAGAAGCGCTTGCAAAAGCCGGCGCGAAATAG